A segment of the Longimicrobiales bacterium genome:
TCGTTCTCGTCAGAGATTTATTCCACGCGCCACACGGCGCCTGTTCGTAAACCGGCGCGCGCGCCGGCGGATCCTGAACGTCTACGCTCCCATCGGGAGTGCCGCGTCCACCATGCGGTGGCGCAGGGATACCAGACGGCGCCGCAGCGACCCGTCCATGACGCGGTCGCCATAGCGTACCACGATACCGCCCAGGAGTGCCGGATCCACGGAGATGTGCGGAATCACGGAACGCCCGAGGATGCGCGACAGCTCGGCCGTGATGGCGCGCTCCGCCATCTCGTCCGGCTCGTGCGCGAGTGTCACCTGCACGTGGAGCCGGCCCAGCTTCTCGTCGAGCAGCTCCCGGTACTCGGCCGCGATGCCGCGGATCAGAGCCTGCCGCCGCTTCTGCAGCACCACCAGCACGAAGTTCATGAACATGGGCGACACCTGGTCGCCGAGCGCGGAGCGCAAGGCGCTCTTCTTCTTCGCGACGTCGATCTTCGGCGTCTCGAGGAACGCGCGCACGCGCGCATCCGAGCCCAGCAGCGACGTTATAGCGTTCAGCCCCTGCGCGAAGTCGTCGTGCGCGCCGTGCCTCTCGCCGAGCTCGAACAGCGCCTCGGCGTAGCTGCGGGCTACCGTCGTGTCGCGCACCTATGCCGCTCCCGCGCCGGGCGCGCTGTCCACCGACTTCAGGTAATCCGTCACCAGGCGCCGGTCCTCGGCCGCATCCATGCGCTGGCCGACCAGCTTGCCGGCGGCGGCCAGCGCGAGGTCCACGGCCTCGCGGCGCAGCGACTCGATGGCCTTCTGCCGGTCCCGCTCGATGTCCTGCCGCGCCCGCGTCACCAGCTCCTCCTGCTCGGCGCGCGCACGCGCCAGCATGTCGTCGCGGACCCGCTCGGCGGCATGCTTGCCTTCCGCGATCAGACCCTGCGCTTCCTGCCGGGCGTTCAGCAACTCCTGGCGCTGCTGCTCGAGCAGCTTCTCACTCTCCTCGCGCTGGCGGCGCGCCTCATCCAGCGCATCCTGAATGCGCTGCTCGCGCGCGGCCGCATACCCGAGGATCGGCGGGTAAGCGTACTTGTAGAGCACCACCGACAGCAGGATGAAGATGACAAGCGTCCAGAAGGACACGCCGGCATTGATGCCGAAGATGCTCGGCTCGGAGCCTTCCGCCGCAATCGCCAGTAGATTCAGATTCATTACAAGTCTCGTCGTTTCAGTCCGCCGCGACGTTCGCGGCGGTCACAGCACCGGGTGCGGG
Coding sequences within it:
- the atpH gene encoding ATP synthase F1 subunit delta; translation: MRDTTVARSYAEALFELGERHGAHDDFAQGLNAITSLLGSDARVRAFLETPKIDVAKKKSALRSALGDQVSPMFMNFVLVVLQKRRQALIRGIAAEYRELLDEKLGRLHVQVTLAHEPDEMAERAITAELSRILGRSVIPHISVDPALLGGIVVRYGDRVMDGSLRRRLVSLRHRMVDAALPMGA
- the atpF gene encoding F0F1 ATP synthase subunit B, whose protein sequence is MNLNLLAIAAEGSEPSIFGINAGVSFWTLVIFILLSVVLYKYAYPPILGYAAAREQRIQDALDEARRQREESEKLLEQQRQELLNARQEAQGLIAEGKHAAERVRDDMLARARAEQEELVTRARQDIERDRQKAIESLRREAVDLALAAAGKLVGQRMDAAEDRRLVTDYLKSVDSAPGAGAA